One segment of Alistipes finegoldii DSM 17242 DNA contains the following:
- a CDS encoding sugar phosphate isomerase/epimerase family protein yields MKKTRILPLLAVALLCNCGGSDDKEPGAGEGNGSITVVEPTTALGAPNDDISLLQLKPGKLITLKQVNTTNCKRAAAAGMCIDIMAQDATVFAEGMTDAKLDALFSEAGAAIGSAAANLWGVHLPYGTYDISATDEAARTTAVAKLRTVINSAMKHMSPKHFVIHPSTGTILTTGSDFAARKAQSRKSLRELQTHIASCNSTYGLSTILCVENCPRSVAYDAETTLALLSGEGLEQVRVCLDTGHALIPLNGSYINPTKNGDAVAILRKLGTRLGTLHIQQNPGAEGQSGTLDKHLQPYTGGLIDWGEFYYELLKNNRYRGCFLYEVSFTDTYDGTTATIESAKANYTGLVYPAFTHRLNRQ; encoded by the coding sequence ATGAAAAAAACGCGGATACTTCCGCTGCTGGCCGTCGCGCTCCTCTGCAACTGCGGAGGCTCCGACGACAAGGAGCCGGGAGCGGGCGAGGGCAACGGCAGCATCACGGTCGTCGAACCGACGACGGCGTTGGGCGCCCCGAACGACGACATCTCCCTGCTGCAGCTCAAACCGGGCAAACTGATTACGCTCAAACAGGTCAACACGACCAACTGCAAACGCGCCGCGGCGGCCGGCATGTGCATCGACATCATGGCGCAGGACGCCACCGTCTTCGCCGAAGGAATGACCGACGCGAAACTCGACGCACTGTTTTCCGAGGCGGGAGCGGCAATCGGCTCCGCCGCGGCAAACCTGTGGGGCGTCCATCTGCCCTATGGGACATACGACATCTCGGCGACCGACGAAGCGGCCCGCACGACGGCCGTAGCAAAACTCAGAACCGTGATAAACAGCGCCATGAAACACATGTCGCCCAAGCATTTCGTAATCCACCCCTCGACCGGCACGATACTCACCACCGGAAGCGACTTCGCGGCACGCAAGGCCCAGAGCCGGAAATCGCTCCGGGAATTGCAGACCCACATCGCTTCCTGCAATTCGACGTACGGCCTGAGCACGATTCTCTGCGTGGAAAACTGTCCCCGGAGCGTCGCTTACGATGCCGAAACGACGCTCGCCCTGCTCAGCGGCGAAGGGCTGGAGCAGGTGCGCGTCTGCCTCGATACGGGCCACGCCCTGATTCCGCTGAACGGGTCGTATATCAATCCCACCAAAAACGGCGACGCCGTCGCCATACTCCGAAAGCTCGGCACACGCCTCGGCACGCTGCACATCCAGCAGAATCCCGGCGCCGAAGGGCAATCGGGCACGCTGGACAAGCATTTGCAGCCTTACACCGGCGGTCTGATCGACTGGGGAGAGTTCTATTACGAACTGCTGAAAAACAACCGTTACCGCGGCTGCTTCCTCTACGAAGTCTCCTTCACGGACACCTACGACGGCACGACGGCCACGATCGAATCCGCCAAAGCGAATTACACGGGCCTCGTCTATCCGGCCTTCACCCATAGGCTGAACCGCCAATAG
- the rpsE gene encoding 30S ribosomal protein S5, with translation MSNTNIKKVRTSDLELKDRLVSIQRVTKVTKGGRTFSFSAIVVVGNEDGVVGYGLGKASEVQSAIAKGVEDAKKNLVKIPVINGTIPHKQELRFGGSLVMIRPAAPGTGIIAGGAMRAVLESVGVKNVLAKSKGSSNPHNLVKATIGALCELRDAHSIARLRGISMDKVFNG, from the coding sequence ATGTCAAATACCAACATAAAGAAAGTACGCACTAGCGATCTCGAGCTTAAGGACAGACTCGTAAGCATTCAGCGTGTTACCAAGGTAACCAAGGGAGGTCGTACATTCAGTTTCTCGGCCATTGTCGTCGTCGGTAACGAGGACGGCGTCGTAGGCTACGGTCTGGGCAAGGCTTCGGAGGTTCAGTCGGCCATCGCCAAAGGCGTGGAGGACGCAAAGAAGAATCTTGTGAAGATCCCCGTTATCAACGGTACGATTCCCCACAAGCAGGAGCTCCGTTTCGGCGGTTCGCTCGTCATGATCCGCCCGGCCGCTCCCGGTACGGGTATCATCGCCGGCGGTGCCATGCGTGCCGTGCTGGAGTCGGTGGGCGTGAAGAACGTGCTCGCCAAGAGCAAAGGTTCGTCGAACCCCCACAACTTGGTGAAGGCTACCATCGGCGCTCTCTGCGAGCTGCGCGATGCGCACAGCATCGCCCGCCTGCGCGGTATCTCGATGGACAAGGTGTTTAACGGTTAA
- the infA gene encoding translation initiation factor IF-1, with the protein MAKQAAIERDGTIIEALSNAMFRVELDNGHVLTAHISGKMRMHYIKILPGDKVKVEMTPYDLTKGRISFRYK; encoded by the coding sequence ATGGCTAAACAGGCTGCTATTGAAAGGGACGGCACGATCATCGAGGCCCTGTCCAACGCGATGTTCCGCGTCGAGCTGGACAACGGACACGTACTCACCGCCCATATCTCAGGGAAGATGCGTATGCATTACATCAAAATCCTTCCCGGAGATAAAGTTAAAGTGGAGATGACGCCCTACGATTTGACGAAGGGACGTATATCTTTCCGGTACAAATAA
- the rpsM gene encoding 30S ribosomal protein S13: MARIVGVDLPKNKRGEIGLTYIYGIGRSTARKILEVAGISYDLKVQDWSDDQVGAIRSTIADMGIKVEGECRSAVQLNIKRLMDIGCYRGIRHRLGLPVRGQSTKNNARTRKGRKKTVANKKKATK; the protein is encoded by the coding sequence ATGGCACGTATAGTCGGTGTAGATTTACCAAAAAATAAGAGAGGCGAGATCGGCTTGACCTATATCTACGGTATCGGTCGTTCGACGGCTCGCAAGATTCTCGAAGTCGCTGGCATCAGCTACGACCTCAAAGTACAGGACTGGTCGGACGACCAGGTCGGCGCAATCCGTTCGACGATTGCCGACATGGGCATCAAAGTCGAAGGCGAATGCCGCTCGGCCGTCCAGCTCAACATCAAGCGTCTGATGGATATCGGCTGCTACCGCGGCATCCGTCACCGTCTGGGTCTTCCCGTTCGCGGTCAGTCGACCAAGAACAACGCCCGCACCCGCAAGGGACGCAAGAAGACTGTCGCAAACAAGAAAAAGGCAACAAAGTAA
- a CDS encoding IS3 family transposase, translating into MAGLSRGAHCPRERERAQAIEGLRPQCRLSVLLKAAGMARSTFYYHFRKSKQPDKYAREKESIIRLYHEHKGRYGYRRITVEMNKIGYAINHKTVLKLMNICGIKSQVRLRKYCSYKGQIGRIAPNLLQRDFAAEKPNQKWVTDLTEFSVCGVKLYLSPIMDLYNREIISYKIAERPNFMQIMKMLDDAFARIPDSPGIVLHSDQGWQYQMKQYQLRLRQKGITQSMSRKGNCLDNAAMESFFGLLKSELLYLQKFSSIDHFRKELEEYIDYYNNKRIKKYLNNMSPVQYRTHAI; encoded by the coding sequence ATTGCAGGCCTTAGTCGAGGAGCGCATTGTCCGCGAGAGCGGGAAAGAGCCCAAGCCATCGAAGGACTAAGGCCGCAGTGCCGGCTTTCAGTATTGCTCAAAGCCGCAGGGATGGCGCGAAGCACATTTTATTATCACTTCAGAAAATCAAAACAACCCGATAAATATGCTCGCGAAAAAGAGAGTATTATAAGGTTATATCACGAACATAAGGGGCGTTATGGTTATCGGCGCATTACCGTTGAAATGAATAAGATCGGATATGCGATAAATCACAAAACCGTACTTAAGCTGATGAATATTTGCGGGATAAAAAGTCAGGTCAGGCTCCGTAAATACTGTTCATACAAAGGACAGATCGGACGGATAGCGCCCAATCTTCTGCAACGCGACTTTGCAGCCGAAAAACCGAATCAGAAGTGGGTTACTGACCTTACGGAATTTTCGGTTTGCGGCGTAAAGTTATATCTATCGCCGATTATGGACTTATATAACCGGGAGATTATTAGCTATAAAATAGCTGAACGCCCTAACTTTATGCAGATCATGAAGATGCTGGACGATGCGTTTGCCAGAATACCGGATTCTCCGGGTATTGTCTTGCATTCCGACCAGGGCTGGCAGTATCAGATGAAGCAGTATCAGCTCCGTTTAAGACAGAAAGGTATTACACAGAGCATGTCGCGCAAGGGTAACTGTCTGGATAACGCTGCTATGGAAAGTTTCTTTGGATTATTGAAGTCCGAATTATTATATTTGCAAAAATTCTCATCCATAGACCATTTCCGAAAAGAATTGGAAGAATATATCGACTACTACAATAACAAGCGGATAAAGAAATACTTAAACAACATGAGCCCGGTACAATACCGAACTCATGCCATCTAA
- the rpmD gene encoding 50S ribosomal protein L30 yields the protein MARLKITQVKSRIGATERQCKNLDALGLKRINASVEHDDSAIIKGMIERVKHLVKVEEVAVKKAAAPKAKKAEATEAAAE from the coding sequence ATGGCAAGATTGAAAATCACCCAAGTCAAAAGCCGCATCGGCGCAACCGAGCGTCAGTGCAAAAACCTCGACGCGCTGGGACTGAAGAGGATCAACGCGAGCGTCGAGCACGACGACTCGGCGATCATCAAAGGCATGATCGAGCGTGTGAAGCACCTCGTCAAAGTGGAAGAGGTAGCCGTCAAGAAGGCTGCAGCGCCCAAGGCTAAGAAAGCCGAGGCTACGGAGGCAGCAGCAGAATAA
- the rplO gene encoding 50S ribosomal protein L15: protein MELNNLKPAKGSTHHDKRIGRGAGSGHGGTATRGHKGAQSRSGYSRKLGFEGGQMPLQRRLPKFGFTNLKRVEFKAINLSTLEELAAKKSLAEITVDTLIAAGFISSKDKVKILGNGAVTKALSVKAHAFSKSAEAAITAAGGSVEKL, encoded by the coding sequence ATGGAACTCAATAATCTCAAACCTGCAAAGGGTTCAACGCACCACGACAAACGTATCGGTCGCGGTGCCGGTTCGGGTCACGGTGGCACGGCCACGCGTGGTCACAAGGGTGCGCAGTCGCGTTCGGGTTACTCGCGTAAGCTGGGCTTCGAAGGCGGTCAGATGCCGCTCCAGCGTCGTCTCCCCAAGTTCGGTTTCACCAACCTGAAGCGCGTTGAATTCAAGGCGATCAACCTCTCGACCCTTGAGGAGCTGGCCGCCAAGAAATCGCTCGCCGAGATCACGGTAGACACGCTTATCGCCGCAGGTTTCATCTCGTCGAAGGACAAGGTGAAGATCCTCGGTAACGGCGCTGTTACCAAGGCGCTGAGCGTAAAGGCTCACGCATTCTCGAAGAGCGCCGAAGCGGCCATCACGGCCGCGGGCGGCAGCGTCGAAAAACTCTAG
- a CDS encoding DNA-directed RNA polymerase subunit alpha, translating to MAILAFQKPEKVIMLESTSSFGKFEFRPLEPGFGMTVGNALRRILLSSLEGYAITTVKVAGVDHEFAAIPGVMEDMLKIILNLKQVRFIRTVDNQDAEKVSINVAGVTELTAGYISNYLSFFKVLNPDLVICHLAPGTKMQMTLTIGKGRGYVPAEENTPAECEFGTLPIDSIFTPIKNVKYSIENYRVEQKTDYEKLNLEITTDGSIHPKEALKEAAKILIQHFMLFSDEKITVNMEDTNGAEEFDEDVLHMRQLLKTKLSDQDLSVRALNCLKAADVDTVGDLVKLNRNDLLKFRNFGKKSLTELDELLTSLNLKFGMDVSIYKLDKD from the coding sequence ATGGCAATATTAGCATTCCAGAAACCTGAAAAGGTTATTATGCTTGAATCCACTTCATCGTTCGGAAAGTTCGAGTTCCGGCCGCTGGAGCCCGGATTCGGTATGACTGTCGGTAACGCTTTGCGTCGTATTCTGCTCTCTTCGCTGGAGGGTTACGCAATCACGACTGTCAAGGTAGCCGGTGTCGACCACGAGTTTGCCGCTATCCCCGGCGTGATGGAGGATATGTTGAAAATCATCCTCAATCTGAAGCAGGTTCGTTTTATCCGCACAGTCGATAATCAGGATGCCGAGAAGGTCTCCATTAACGTTGCGGGTGTGACGGAGCTGACTGCCGGATATATCTCGAATTACCTCTCGTTCTTCAAGGTGTTGAACCCCGATCTGGTGATCTGCCACCTCGCGCCCGGCACGAAGATGCAGATGACGCTGACCATCGGCAAGGGCCGCGGCTACGTACCCGCCGAGGAGAATACTCCCGCCGAGTGCGAGTTCGGAACGCTTCCGATCGACTCGATCTTCACCCCGATCAAGAACGTGAAGTATTCCATCGAAAACTATCGTGTCGAGCAGAAGACCGACTACGAGAAATTGAATTTGGAAATTACTACCGACGGGTCGATTCACCCCAAGGAGGCTCTGAAAGAGGCCGCGAAGATTCTCATCCAGCACTTCATGCTCTTCTCCGACGAGAAGATCACCGTCAACATGGAAGACACCAACGGCGCCGAAGAGTTCGATGAGGACGTACTCCACATGCGCCAGCTGCTGAAGACCAAGCTCTCGGATCAGGACCTGAGCGTCCGCGCCCTGAACTGTCTGAAAGCCGCCGACGTGGACACCGTGGGGGACCTCGTGAAGCTCAACCGCAACGACCTGCTGAAGTTCCGCAACTTCGGCAAGAAGTCTTTGACGGAGCTTGACGAGCTGCTGACCTCGCTCAACCTTAAGTTCGGTATGGACGTATCAATCTACAAACTTGACAAAGATTAA
- the secY gene encoding preprotein translocase subunit SecY, producing MNQYLVVGVVFLVVIALLATNKKLVETLKNIYKIEELRKRVIYTIGLLLVYRLGSFVVIPGINPNALGEGSAYASQLEGNGLLGLLNVFSGGAFGNAAILALGVMPYITASIIIQLMGMMIPYFQKMQKEGESGRRKMNQWTRFLTIGVLILQGPAYIANLYHQVPTAFVYGNSFGFVAYATTILIAGTMFIMWLGEKITDKGIGNGISLIIMIGIVARLPHALLAEVNARFQTASGSAIMLILELVLLFLVFMATIALVQAVRKVPVQYAKRIVGNKQYGGVRQYIPLKMNAANVMPIIFAQALMFIPALFSGTAFAAAFSSMTGFWYNFTLAVLVIAFTYFYTAIIINPQMMADDMKRNGGFIPGVKPGKQTVNYIDTIMTRITLPGSFFLAIVAILPALAMKFLGIQQAFAYFYGGTSLLIMVGVVLDTLKQIESYLLMRHYDGLMKTGRIQGRH from the coding sequence ATGAATCAGTATCTCGTTGTTGGCGTCGTCTTTTTAGTGGTAATCGCTCTTTTGGCGACCAACAAGAAATTGGTTGAAACGCTCAAGAATATCTACAAGATCGAGGAGCTGCGCAAACGTGTGATCTACACGATCGGGCTGCTGCTGGTCTACCGCTTGGGTAGTTTCGTAGTGATTCCGGGCATCAACCCCAACGCCTTGGGCGAGGGGTCGGCTTACGCCAGCCAGCTGGAGGGCAACGGACTGCTGGGTCTGTTGAACGTATTCTCCGGCGGCGCATTCGGCAACGCCGCGATTCTTGCGCTCGGAGTCATGCCGTACATCACCGCCTCCATCATCATCCAGCTCATGGGTATGATGATCCCGTATTTCCAGAAAATGCAGAAGGAAGGTGAGAGCGGCCGCCGCAAGATGAACCAGTGGACGCGCTTTCTGACGATCGGCGTGCTGATCCTGCAGGGTCCGGCGTATATCGCCAACCTGTATCATCAGGTCCCCACTGCATTCGTTTACGGCAACTCGTTCGGCTTCGTTGCCTATGCGACGACGATCCTGATCGCGGGTACCATGTTCATCATGTGGCTCGGCGAGAAGATCACGGACAAGGGTATCGGTAACGGTATCTCGCTGATAATCATGATCGGCATCGTGGCACGTCTGCCCCATGCGCTGTTGGCCGAGGTCAATGCGCGCTTCCAGACCGCCAGCGGCAGCGCTATCATGCTTATCCTCGAACTGGTGCTCCTGTTCCTCGTCTTCATGGCGACGATCGCCCTCGTGCAGGCTGTCCGCAAGGTCCCTGTACAGTATGCAAAGCGTATCGTCGGTAACAAACAGTACGGCGGCGTACGTCAGTACATTCCGCTGAAGATGAATGCCGCGAATGTGATGCCTATCATCTTCGCGCAGGCTCTGATGTTTATTCCGGCGCTGTTCTCCGGGACGGCTTTCGCGGCTGCCTTCAGTTCGATGACCGGCTTCTGGTACAACTTCACGCTTGCAGTGCTGGTAATCGCGTTCACCTACTTCTACACCGCGATTATCATCAATCCTCAAATGATGGCCGATGACATGAAGCGAAACGGCGGCTTTATTCCGGGTGTGAAACCGGGTAAGCAGACCGTGAACTACATCGACACCATCATGACGCGTATCACGCTCCCCGGTTCGTTCTTCCTTGCCATCGTGGCGATTCTGCCCGCTCTGGCGATGAAGTTCTTGGGCATACAGCAGGCGTTCGCCTACTTCTACGGAGGTACGTCGCTGCTGATTATGGTCGGCGTGGTGCTCGACACTCTGAAGCAGATCGAGAGCTACCTGCTGATGCGCCACTACGATGGTCTGATGAAGACCGGACGTATTCAGGGGCGTCATTAG
- the map gene encoding type I methionyl aminopeptidase produces MIYIKTDEEIELLRENNILVSKTLAEVGRHIRPGVTTKFLDSIAEDFIRAHGAVPAFLGYQGFPASLCVSVNEQVVHGIPSSKCVLKEGDIVSVDCGTFMKGFVGDSAYTFAVGEVAEEVRQLMEVTKEALYKGTAQAKAGNRVGDVSAAVQEYAESFGYGVVRELEGHGLGRKMHEDPGVPNYGARGRGPLLKEGMVICIEPMINMGTKAVVFERDGWTVRTRDHKPAAHYEFAVAVRKDGPDVLTDFSIIEQAINK; encoded by the coding sequence ATGATATATATAAAGACAGACGAGGAGATAGAGCTGCTCCGCGAGAACAATATACTGGTGTCGAAGACACTGGCGGAGGTGGGTCGCCACATCCGTCCGGGTGTCACCACCAAGTTTTTGGACTCGATTGCCGAGGATTTCATCCGCGCGCACGGAGCAGTTCCCGCCTTCCTCGGATATCAGGGATTTCCCGCTTCGTTGTGTGTATCGGTAAACGAACAGGTAGTTCACGGTATCCCATCCTCGAAATGCGTCCTCAAGGAGGGCGACATCGTTTCGGTCGATTGCGGTACGTTTATGAAGGGGTTTGTTGGTGATTCGGCGTATACGTTCGCCGTCGGAGAGGTTGCCGAGGAAGTACGGCAGCTTATGGAGGTCACCAAAGAGGCTCTTTATAAAGGTACGGCGCAGGCTAAAGCCGGCAACCGCGTAGGCGACGTGTCGGCAGCCGTGCAGGAGTATGCCGAAAGCTTCGGTTACGGCGTGGTGCGGGAGTTGGAGGGACACGGTTTGGGTCGCAAGATGCACGAAGACCCCGGTGTTCCGAACTACGGCGCCCGCGGCAGAGGACCGCTCCTCAAGGAGGGAATGGTCATCTGCATCGAACCCATGATAAACATGGGGACCAAAGCGGTGGTTTTCGAAAGGGATGGCTGGACAGTCCGCACGCGCGACCACAAACCCGCGGCGCACTACGAGTTCGCCGTCGCGGTCCGAAAAGACGGTCCCGACGTGCTGACGGACTTTAGTATCATCGAACAGGCAATTAACAAGTAA
- the rpsK gene encoding 30S ribosomal protein S11, producing MAKKTGTVKKKVVKVGAVGNAYVHSTFNNVIITITNEVGDVISWSSAGKMGFRGSKKNTPYAAQTASADCAKVAYDMGLRKVKVYVKGPGAGRESAVRTIHGAGIEVMEIIDVTPLPHNGCRAPNRRRV from the coding sequence ATGGCAAAGAAAACTGGAACAGTTAAGAAAAAGGTTGTTAAGGTCGGTGCCGTGGGTAACGCTTACGTACACTCCACTTTCAACAACGTGATCATCACCATCACCAACGAGGTGGGTGACGTCATCAGCTGGTCTTCGGCCGGTAAGATGGGTTTCCGTGGTTCGAAGAAGAATACTCCGTATGCCGCACAGACCGCTTCGGCCGACTGCGCGAAGGTCGCTTACGACATGGGCCTGCGCAAGGTGAAAGTGTATGTCAAGGGACCGGGTGCCGGTCGCGAATCGGCCGTGCGCACCATCCACGGCGCAGGTATCGAGGTGATGGAGATCATCGACGTTACTCCGCTGCCGCACAACGGTTGCCGTGCTCCTAACCGCCGCCGCGTATAA
- the ykgO gene encoding type B 50S ribosomal protein L36 — protein sequence MKVKASIKKRSEDCKIVKRKGKLYVICKKNPKFKMRQG from the coding sequence ATGAAAGTAAAAGCATCCATCAAGAAGAGAAGCGAGGATTGCAAGATTGTGAAGCGTAAGGGGAAACTCTACGTCATTTGCAAGAAGAATCCCAAGTTTAAAATGCGCCAAGGGTAA
- the rpsD gene encoding 30S ribosomal protein S4, with the protein MGKYIGPKSKIARKFGEAIYGADKVLEKRNFPPGQHGLARKRKKVSEYGTQLSEKQKAKYTYGLLEKQFARTYDQAARMGGITGENLLKLLECRLDNVVYRLGIAPTRAAARQLVSHCHICVNGNVVNIPSYSLRAGDVVSVREKSKSLEVISASLAGGSKSRYAWLEWDNASMSGKFLQKPEREEIPENIKEQLIVELYSK; encoded by the coding sequence ATGGGAAAATACATAGGACCAAAATCGAAGATCGCCAGAAAGTTCGGCGAAGCTATTTACGGTGCGGACAAGGTGCTCGAAAAGCGCAACTTTCCTCCCGGACAGCACGGTCTGGCGCGTAAGCGCAAGAAAGTGTCGGAGTACGGCACGCAGTTGAGCGAAAAACAGAAAGCCAAGTATACGTACGGTCTGCTGGAGAAGCAGTTCGCACGCACGTACGATCAGGCGGCCCGTATGGGCGGCATCACGGGCGAGAACCTGCTGAAGCTGCTCGAATGCCGTCTGGACAACGTTGTTTACCGCTTGGGTATCGCCCCGACGCGTGCAGCTGCCCGCCAGCTCGTTTCGCACTGCCATATTTGTGTGAACGGCAACGTCGTGAACATTCCTTCGTACTCGCTGCGTGCGGGTGACGTCGTGTCGGTTCGCGAGAAGTCGAAGAGTCTGGAAGTGATTTCGGCATCTCTGGCCGGCGGTTCGAAGAGCCGCTACGCTTGGCTTGAGTGGGATAACGCCTCGATGAGCGGCAAGTTCCTGCAGAAGCCTGAGCGCGAGGAGATCCCTGAAAACATCAAGGAGCAGCTCATCGTCGAGTTGTACTCGAAGTAG
- the rplQ gene encoding 50S ribosomal protein L17, whose amino-acid sequence MRHNKNFNHLGRQAGHRKALMSNMASSLILHKRIETTVAKAKAVRQFIEPLVTKSKDDTTHSRRIVFSYLKQKEAVTELFRTIAPKIADRPGGYTRILKTGFRLGDAADMCIIEFVDFNDAYTLGIAPAAAAEAKPKTRRSRKPAAKKTDAVEEATVVEGEAKKAAPKKAAAPKAAKPAAPKAAKVAAPKVAKKTNVGKKM is encoded by the coding sequence ATGAGACACAATAAGAATTTTAACCACCTTGGCCGTCAGGCGGGACACCGTAAAGCGTTGATGTCGAATATGGCTTCGTCGCTCATCCTGCACAAGCGTATCGAGACCACCGTTGCCAAAGCCAAGGCCGTTCGCCAGTTCATCGAACCGCTGGTGACCAAGTCGAAGGACGACACGACGCACTCGCGCCGTATCGTTTTCTCGTACCTCAAGCAGAAAGAGGCCGTAACCGAGTTGTTCCGCACCATCGCGCCGAAGATCGCCGATCGTCCGGGCGGTTACACCCGCATCCTGAAGACCGGTTTCCGTCTGGGCGACGCTGCCGACATGTGCATCATCGAGTTCGTCGATTTCAACGACGCTTACACGCTGGGCATCGCTCCCGCAGCCGCTGCCGAGGCTAAACCCAAGACGCGCCGTTCGCGCAAACCCGCAGCGAAGAAGACCGACGCTGTCGAGGAGGCTACCGTTGTCGAGGGCGAAGCCAAGAAAGCCGCACCCAAGAAGGCCGCTGCTCCGAAGGCTGCGAAACCGGCCGCTCCCAAAGCGGCCAAGGTTGCCGCTCCGAAGGTTGCCAAGAAGACCAACGTGGGCAAGAAAATGTAG
- a CDS encoding helix-turn-helix domain-containing protein translates to MKYNYEIRLKAVKLVLEGGLSVREAGCHLGCGRSQVHLWVTLFERHGLAGLKLRHGSYSAEFKLSVLKHMHQNHLSLLETAVHFGIPGPFVIRQWERLYQNQGAEGLRRKPQRRRPAMSKSKTKKVKLKTTPHEELLKELEYLRAENAYLKKLQALVEERIVRESGKEPKPSKD, encoded by the coding sequence ATGAAATATAATTATGAGATTCGTTTAAAGGCCGTAAAACTGGTACTCGAAGGCGGACTTTCGGTTAGGGAAGCCGGATGTCACTTGGGCTGTGGCCGCTCGCAAGTTCACTTGTGGGTAACATTATTCGAGCGCCATGGCCTTGCCGGCCTTAAGCTGCGCCACGGTAGCTACAGTGCAGAATTTAAGTTGTCAGTTTTGAAGCATATGCACCAAAATCATCTATCTTTGCTGGAGACAGCAGTGCATTTCGGCATTCCGGGCCCTTTTGTTATTCGTCAATGGGAGCGGCTCTATCAAAACCAAGGTGCTGAAGGCCTGCGGCGTAAACCGCAAAGAAGGAGGCCGGCCATGAGTAAATCGAAGACTAAAAAAGTCAAACTCAAAACGACTCCGCACGAAGAGTTGCTTAAGGAACTGGAGTATCTTCGTGCCGAGAATGCTTACTTAAAAAAATTGCAGGCCTTAGTCGAGGAGCGCATTGTCCGCGAGAGCGGGAAAGAGCCCAAGCCATCGAAGGACTAA